TGTTTCTCTGTATCCGTTTGTGCCTGTAGCCTTCAGTTTTGATAGGCTATTACTCGTGATGTGTAACCGATCAGATAGTGCCGTGGTTGGGACGTTGCTCAAGACCACTGATGGTGACTATAGACCGAGAGATGGCTGCATCAGAAAGtagtgcatttttttaaaattaatttattgtatcagcaatcagatacaaaaaaaaaaaaaaaattccgaTAATCCTAAAAACGGTTAATATCAGATCTGATAATCGGCCAGGCTGATAATCGGTCGACCCCTAGTGCATAGCATCTGTTTAAACtcgtctagaactctttacagGTCAAAAAAAATCGTACCTGTCCTGACATGGATCTGTGAGTTTGTACACAAACTCAGTTTATACACAAACTGAAACGGACTCcgaccccaaaaaaaacacctagAAAACCAGATTCAGAGaaaactgtttcatttcacaTCCCCAACTTTAAGAATATTACTAGCGTGGCTAAAGAGAGCCTGAGAGAGTAGCTCAAAGCCCGCTACTTTCACTCCTCCAAAACTGACCAAAACTCTACTAATCAGACTGTGTGGTGTGAACAGATCATGGTGGAAACTTTCCAGAGGTAAGTTGGGTTTTGTGGGGGTCTTAAGATTTGATCACTCTGATGATCACTGTTTATGGATTCCTGCTGATCACATATAGAGACACAAAACCCAATGATTCCCCGTCAATCTTGGAAACATGTCAGTCATCAAACATGCATGATGTATCTGTGATAAATGAGTCGAAACCAGCATTTACTTAccagctttttccagagctttcgaCCATACCTCACAGCCTTCTTTAGTGAGAGGATCTTGCTCATGTGTCCTAAACTAACAACTGTCAGATGATAATAGGTGGTTGTATATGGGGGAGATGGTAACTGGTGATGGGAATGTCTTCCATGATCTTCCTCCTGCCAACTCCAGTTGGGACTGGTTCTGATCTGACGTCCTCAAACTCAGCCCCAGACCAAAACCAGTCACAACATTGACTGGTTTTAAAGATATCAAGTCACCAAACGGGCGAAGAACTTGCAAATAAAGTTGAAACTCATTAGATTGGAAAAGGGATTTGAGaggatttgataaaatgctacTAAAGCCAACCAATTAATGACAACTGAGTAAACTTGTTTTCTTGAAGACGGCTGCAAGATAAGAGtcaaaagctctggaaaaagctagtaaatgAACCTAAGGGTTAGAATAATTATTCACGTGTTTATTCCCAAAGTCAAAGACCCTAATGCACATTCCATTTCTGCTACTGAGTATCGTCAGATCAGCtgaatcttttttatttcatacagATCATCCTCCGtggtttaaaaataagaaaccTGTCGGTCAGGTGCCAAAGTGCACCGAgaggcaggaaaacaaaaagtttaTCCCAAAAATCATCCAGGCGGTAGGATAATCAGCATTAAGAtcagtcaaaataaatgtgatgagTCCGAACTTCTGCTCATGTACCGTCACATTCGGAGGAGTCCTCCACTTTTAAAGGATTCAACAAATCCTCCTCCATATGTACCCTGCATTCGTACCGTCAGCTGCTCCTACAGTCCAGTGCCCAGCTGCATTAAACTTcatcttccttccttcatttcCCTATAGACATGAATATTCCAAAGGAAACCATGgagcaaaataaaatggatcCAGAGCAGTGGACAGAAATGAGGGAGATCAAGTATCCaaggtttttcttcatttataaaCTCAGATTTTTATTCCCTTCCCTTAAAAAGACGTCAGGTAAGTTTCCTGTAAAGGTAATTCAAGTGTTTTCCGGTAGTTTTGTTTCTGAGGAAGTTCGTGCAACTGAAAAAAGGGGTTTTTGAGAGCCTGAGGATACTACAGAAGGGTGGGACTATAGCTAAATCTATGctttaacattgtttttctgAAGAAGTTTGATGTCCCTGGGCACCGAGCTGAATCAGTCAGCAGGACAGTCCTGGTTCCTCCCGAcagctgaaaattaaaacctgaatttttccaaataatttaaaagtgGTTCGTCCAGTTCTCAGCAGCTTTGTCTGAAGTCCGGGACCAGACCTTAAACCGGCTCGTATCAGAATGAGTCAGTACCTCCATTTTACATCAGGCTCTTGCGGTCTGGTTTCAGTTTGGCGCTGTTGGAGGGGGTGATGGGGGAGGAGGGGTCCAGTCGTAGGTACAACACCCTCagctccttcacctcctccagcACCTCCCGGGCCTGACTCCAGGCCACCGCTGCCTCCTTCAGGAGTCTCTCAGCTTCGCCTTGCACTGCTTCAGCCGGCTCCTTCCTCTTCACCTTCCCCCACTCCCTGGCCTCCCCCTCAGCCTCCCCCCGCACCTCCGTCAGCAGCCGCTCCGTCTTCTCCAGCTTCTGTCTGATCAGCTCTTGCAGCTGGGTGATGGGCGTCGTGGTTCCGGTCGGCGTCGAGGCCAGTGAACGAGACATTGCTGCAGTCTTGTTCTTAGCAGCTTTGGTCTCTGAATGCGACAGGATCTCGTCCATGGAGGCACAGCGGTTTTTCTCTGCCGTCGTCAGACGTTTTCCAGGCTGAGGAGTTTGAGCGGAACCCGTCTGCTCCCACACCACCGCCACCTCACGAGGAAGGCTATGGGATTTCCCAGAAGCCTCCCCGGTTCTGGCAGAAAGGGCACCGTCAGTTTTGGACCTGGGACAATCTGGACCGAGGTGAGACTTGTCCAGGTTGACCCTAAAGTCATCGCAGCCGATAGCTCCCTGAGACGGAGCGTCTTCCTCCTGGATCAGATCTAGAGTCAGCATCCCGTCTGAGGAGGACGTGGAGGCCTGGACAGAAGAGAAGAGGCTGGTCAGTCCACTGAtacaaaaaaccaaaccactAAAAAAAACGTTCAGACATCTGTACTTTTATTCTGAGCAGTAACACTGAGGCTGGTGTTGTCTTGAACTTGTATGAAACCTGTATAGTTCAGTTTGTACAATCTGAAACCTGGAAATGTATTTCCTCCTCATAAACAGCAGTGACTATCTCAGTTGAAGTTCAACTTACTCATTCTGGAACTTCGGACTTTGGAGCGGGCCTGTTCTTGGCCATATCTCGTTTTCTATCCACCGCATATGCTAccattagggctgcagctaacaattataTGATTGAtcgtcttcaaatgtcttgtattttcttttcaactaAAAGTGCAAAtacccaaaaatatttagtttatgaTTATATATGACAAAGcaatcctctcatttgagagGCCGaaatcagagaatatttggcaaaGTTTCTATATTTGTGTCTGAAAAATTACTGATTGataattgattataaaaatagttgcatatttttgtctgtcagtcaactaattgattaatcgactaagCATTCTAGCGCTAGTTACCATTGGGctttttaattcattgtttctatataaattacaatttttatGTAGATGACACTCAGCTGTACTTGTCTGTGAAATGTGACGATTTAAATGTACTAAAAGTTTTcgttgtaaagcactttgtaatgtttgttgtgaaatatacgatataaataaatctttacttatttacttacgATTGCATCATATGGTCCAAATGTTcaatttgctcagttgtcatggaaccTTATAATAATCCGGAGCGACTCCAGGACTTCTCAACTGGGTTAATTTAAAAGGACCAGGTGGACTGTGTGATACGGTCCAAAGCTTCAGGAgtgagtaagtggaccttgagttgaggTTGTTCTGTCAATTGTTGTTTGAACATCTACAGTTCTGTGGCAACTGAGCAAACTGTCCACAGATGAAGATGATTTACTCAAAAGCTCCAGGAGAAGCAAGTAAGTGAATGTCAAGTTGAGATTGTTTCGTCACTTTGAATTACGACAAGTTGTAACTCAGATTCAAGATATCACGGGTTAAGATGTTTCATTCCTCACAATTTCAAGGTATTATTTATCACAAGGCAGCTGTAAATAAGTCATTTGAAAGTCATAGCTTTTAATTTACAAGATAACTAGCAACTTTTACAGGTATCCTCAGTTATCATCCTGTCTGGTCAGTATGTATTCTGAAACTTCTGAAATTACCCAGGAATGATCCGTTTTAATGTTACTATGGtttgacaaaatacacaataactttggacatttcatGAGGAAAGGGCCTcccacagaggaagaggaaggagatgttggaggaggaagaggtgatGATGAAAGAGGAGGATCATACGGACCACGGCCAGCAGGTGGCCTCTAGTCGGCAGTCTGCGGTTGTGAGGAATCTTCACTCGATCTCGAGTCAGATGGGACAGCTGAGAGTCTTCTACTGTCACCTGAAACATCAACACAAACGGCACTTCAGGTGAGATAAAAGGTGGTTTCACTTTTTATGCAGCAACAATATATTCCACCTGTGACCTGTACCAAGTGAGTTAAACATTAAAGGACCCAGGATCGACCCCTGAGTGAACTCCATCAGAACTGAACAAAGCTGCAGTTCCTCTGACGTCCACTAGATGCTGCTGTGCTCAAACTCTGTGTTGAAGTGATTGAGAAAAACCTCCAACTTCATTCTACAAATACAAAGTGGggacagtttgacaaaataattctAATTCAAAATCATTTCTCCAGAGCTTTaactgcatctcatggtcttcaccAGCCCATGAAGTTTGCTGAGTTCCTGTGGCGATTTACATCACGTTGTTTTAGCATGCTCTTAACATGGGTGGAAAACACCACGACATCAATATGACATGAATGTGGCACAGGTTCATGAGAGACTTTCTTTCAGCACGcaatacaagtgtgtgtgtgtgtgtgtgagagagaaacagtatTGATCAGATTATTGATCAGCGTATTGACGGGTGGAAAAGGCGAAGGTTGTTGACTGAATGTTAATCAGCTGTTGTGTTGGCAGACAGCAGCTCGGACAcacttcctgctgctgtaactTACCGTCAGTGAagacactgaaataaacatGACTAACACCACGGTTAAAGAAATCACTCTGAAATCATGCATGTAAACTAAAATATAACCGCAGGTCtttaaaaaacaggaagtttGTCAAGTTTGTCAGAAGCTGGAGCTGCAGCCGTGACACACAGATCAGTGgagactgaaaatagtcccaacaaatgcaccgtttcctcctgtttgtttgatttcagctgttttaggaaaactACTGGgacgtttttaaaaaagaaactacatATCTGTGGTgtgattttaaagatttacgttttcagcaggaaccaatgggctcagAGCAaggagccacagacagaggagggaaggtgaggagagacggactaacacactGCTGGTTTGAGTCTGTACGTGACGTTTGATGACaatcagaaaaatgtagaatagcAGCAGACTGATCCTTTAAACACTCGGCCTGTCTGTGGGTGTTTGGTCAGTGGACCTGGTGTAACAGACTGAAGGAAtccacataataataatattattattattattattatgataacgatgatgatgataataatgataatgatatgaTGATGATAGTGAAGATGAAGTCTGTGTTAACTTCCGCACCTCATCCAGGATTCTGTTCTTGGCTCTAGTGATGGCAGCATTCAGGACGTTGATCCAGGACTCCTTCTCCTCCGGACTGACAGCCAGGAAGACCAGGTTCGGAgcctacaacacacacaaaaacacaagtggTGTTAGTCAGTGCTTATGTGCTGTCTTGTATACTGTCATGTTTTGTATCGATATCAGGACGACAAATCAAGCTGAAGTGAGTTCTTAAGTAAAGTCAGCTACGACGCTGTTAGCTTCTAGCAATAgtttagcttaccttagcttgCTGCTTTGTTGCCACTTGTTAACTGCCAataagtagttttttttttgccatcttgATTATTTATTGTCGGCTAACTCAATTGTGACTTTGTTGTTAGCATGTTTAAGCTTGGTGTTAactttttattagatttttttaaatagttagcTTCTTTTAGCATGTGGGTAGcatgtttctttgttgttaGCATGTTTAAGCTTGgtgttaacattttctttgcatttaggtagttttaacttttaaccCTTCTTATTTGACCTTCCCTTAACCTAAAACAAGCTTTGTTGCTAACTTGTTTTTTAGATTGTTTATTCGTTGTTCACATTTTTAAGCTAATTCTTTTATAGTTGCTACCTTGTTTACTTGGCTTTAACTTGTTTCGTTGTTTCTTTGcggtttttatgttttagcaATCATAACTTATATTTAGTCTTTGTATTTAGCTTCTTTTATCGTGTTTAAGCTGGTTCTAAAGTTAGATTATTTCTTTACTGTAAGCATGTTTTAGCTTGTTCTTAACTTTCTACTAGATTGTCTCTGTGTAGTTAGCTTCTTTTAACATGCTCCTAGCTTTTTATTAGACAACTTCTTAGTTGTTAGTTTGTTTTAGCATGTAGTTGGATAGCTGTAACCTTAATTTAGCTAATTTaggtttttaaggttttttatttgttgttagcatcttttttttttttttcttatacagttttttatgtttctttaccttgtacattattttaacaaatatcAATCAACACTTACTGAGTTAGCATTAAATAACATCTCCTGGATCAGAATTTAATGGgagctgtggttgttgttgactgctaacacattttttaaaatctttattaaaatgtaatgtttctgttgttcatATTTTACTGTCTAATTCAACAATAGATCCTCACAGTGCCGCCCCCCCCCAGACCCACTGCAGTTTTCTGAGGCCTCAGTGGGGGTCACCAGATggctgcgtgcgtgcgtgcgtgcgtgcgtgcgtgcatgtgtgtgtgtgtgtgtgtgtgtgtgtgagaggaccCCTTAGAGATTtagaccttgggagtgaggacagTTAGTGAGGACACTGTGGTCGAGTGGAATAAACCTTCAAAGGGCTGATTGAGGTTTCAGACTCAGTTTAAGGTTTAGGATAGAATCAGGTTGAGTTTAGGAAATACATTATGTCAGTGATGGTCCACACAAGTACTGAAagacaaacgtgtgtgtgtgtgtgtgtgtgtgtgtaacagaagCTGCCACCCAGTCTGCAGGACACCCGATCCCCTCCCCAGGGCATGCTGGGTATTTGAGGGTTGGCCTGCAGAcatcgtgtgtgtttgtgtgtgtgttgctgttgctgttgggGAAAGTGGTATAAAGCAGAAGCTCCACCTGTGTTTACCAACAGTCAGCTGCTGAGTTGGGTCACTGAAACTGGTTTGATATGCAAATGTTAGAGTCAGTTCAATTTTAGCAGAAACTCAACTCACTACAGTTTgttccagttttatttaatgaaactggtgtaaaaatgtttcattcGGTTTAGTGTCAGTCGTGGGTTTTTGAGATAACACAGTCGGGTTTTACAGGGTTTGTTGTTAACGATTCAAAACGCTGTGATTTAAAACCTGATTCAAGACAATATCATTCAGCTCAGACTCAAtctgattcctttttttttactgtacagcAACTAAAGGCATCTTAACAAAACTAAAACCTATATTTCCtcacaggtagacagacaggtgtATACTCAGACAGGTGTACCGTGTTCCCTGGCGTGCTGCAGCGCTGCAGCCTGAACTTGCTGTGGTTCTTTTTGCTGCGACTCTTGTTCTTCCGGATCTCCTCACAGCGTTCGTAGTCCGACAGGTCCAACACCTCGTCAGCCCGACCCAGCTCCTTCACCTGCACCGGACACACACAGGTAGCACAGGTacaaggtcagaggtcagctcAGTAACAAGACAGGCGAGTCAGGTGTCCATCTAAACCTGAGAGTGAGGAGGCGGAGCGTCGAGCACCGCTTCATTCTCTGACGTATAGACAGATATCTCCCGTTACAGGGATTTATGTTCACCTGACCTGAGTGAGAAAGTCCCACCCACTCCAAGGTGACTTTGTCTAATCCTATGGATGCTGTCAATAAATATCCctttctgaaaatattcatgttCCTGAGCTTTCTGTCCACACTAAAAAATATCtcatcttaactcaaggtcgacttactagctttttcaaagctttcaactgcatttcgTGTTCTTCATCTCTATTGTTGAACTGGACATTAACATTTGAACCTTtaaaaaaac
This sequence is a window from Xiphias gladius isolate SHS-SW01 ecotype Sanya breed wild chromosome 22, ASM1685928v1, whole genome shotgun sequence. Protein-coding genes within it:
- the plekho1b gene encoding pleckstrin homology domain-containing family O member 1b isoform X1; translated protein: MKKNNSGKRGPQDSGSQNLQPDKVGWIRKFCGKGIFREIWKNRFVVLRGDQLFVCEKEVKELGRADEVLDLSDYERCEEIRKNKSRSKKNHSKFRLQRCSTPGNTAPNLVFLAVSPEEKESWINVLNAAITRAKNRILDEVTVEDSQLSHLTRDRVKIPHNRRLPTRGHLLAVASTSSSDGMLTLDLIQEEDAPSQGAIGCDDFRVNLDKSHLGPDCPRSKTDGALSARTGEASGKSHSLPREVAVVWEQTGSAQTPQPGKRLTTAEKNRCASMDEILSHSETKAAKNKTAAMSRSLASTPTGTTTPITQLQELIRQKLEKTERLLTEVRGEAEGEAREWGKVKRKEPAEAVQGEAERLLKEAAVAWSQAREVLEEVKELRVLYLRLDPSSPITPSNSAKLKPDRKSLM
- the plekho1b gene encoding pleckstrin homology domain-containing family O member 1b isoform X2, whose translation is MLTLDLIQEEDAPSQGAIGCDDFRVNLDKSHLGPDCPRSKTDGALSARTGEASGKSHSLPREVAVVWEQTGSAQTPQPGKRLTTAEKNRCASMDEILSHSETKAAKNKTAAMSRSLASTPTGTTTPITQLQELIRQKLEKTERLLTEVRGEAEGEAREWGKVKRKEPAEAVQGEAERLLKEAAVAWSQAREVLEEVKELRVLYLRLDPSSPITPSNSAKLKPDRKSLM